AGAAGAGTTACCTCGGCGAATACAAACGTACGCTTGATGCCGCTCCTTGGAGCGATTGCAAATGCTCGCTCTGCCGGAAGCTTGGTATAGAGATTGCCATCTTCCGAGGGACCGAGAGGAACAAGCGTCGAGGCTTCCACAATATGTCGGTGCTGGCCAGCAAGATGAAGAAACTGAAGAGCAACACGCTCGTATCCACAACAAGGAGTAACAATGGCTGACCGTTACGAGATGAGGCTGCCGGCGATCCGGCTGCGACAGGGCGGGCAATACATCTATTGCTTTGGGGTGGACGGCAAGCGCATTCACGACTTTGCAACAGTTTCCCGCGTTCACCGCGACGACGACTTGCTGCAGGGATACCAAAGGCCGGAGGTCTTAAGTCACATTCGAGCGATTCGGCGTTACCTCGAATCGGATTCGCCGCTTCTGCCTAACGCGATTGTCCTCGCTTTTGACGAACGTGTGACATTTGAGCCGACTGCCCCTGTCGGCGATTTGTCGTACTCGACAGTAGGGGAACTCGTTATTCCGGTTGATGAATCTCTGCCAGACGACGAGAAGCCGGCTTGGCTTGTTGACGGCCAACAGCGCAGCGCTGCAATCCGCGATGCCGACCTGGCTGAATTTCCCGTCGCAGCGGTCGCCTTCATTGCCCGTGGCGAAGCAGAACAACGCTCGCAGTTTATCCTCGTGAACAACACGAAGCCTTTGCCCAAGGGACTCATCCATGAACTCTTGCCCGACACCACCGGGCATCTCCCCGTCGCTTATGCGCGAAAGCAACTTCCGGCCTTGATCATGACGCGTCTGAATGCATCTGCAAAGCAGATTGGCACACCATTCGGAGGCCGAATCGCTACCCCGACGACGCCCGACGGGTACATAAAGGACAACAGTGTCCTGAAAATGATCGAAAACAGCCTCTACGAGGGAGCGCTGTACCAGTACAGAGATCCCAGCGACGGCTCGGCTGATGTGGAGCAGGTGCAGCTTCACCTGAACTATTTCTGGACCGTCGTACAGTCCGTCTTTCCGGAGGCATGGGCGTTGCCGCCGCTCAAGTCACGACTTACTCATGGCGCGGGCATCCAGTCTTTGGGATATGTCATGGACTCACTGACCGAGGGCGTACCTGCGGCCGAACTCCCCGGTCTGGATCTCGAAAGTACAATCTACAAGCTCAAGCCCCTTGTCGCGTGGACGACCGGAACGTGGGAATTTTCCACCGACAATGTGCGTCGATGGAACGGGCTCCAGAACACGCCGACAGACGTTCGACTGCTGACGAACCACCTACTTCGGGCGCTTCGGTGAGTGCTTGAGATAGCTCCTAGCCATGGCTATTTGCGGCGCCAACCGTCACTCACTGGCCAGGGCAACGTGTCCGAGTCCGGCATCTTGGCAATACCGGTTTGATGCTCAGGAGGACCTGCTGGGCGCGAAACCACCTGACAATCGCTGGCTTGCAACTATCAACGTGTCTGGACGCGTGGACTTCGTCAGCGCGTCGCCGCCGCTGCACGCCGATTGATGATTAGATAAGGTTGTTCTGACGCGTCACCGTTGCGCCGCGCTAGGCTTCAAGAATGGGGATGGCAGCGGAGTAACTAGCAAGGAGCACATGAGAGTGTCCGCGCCTACCGTTGTCGCATGTCCACTTCTAGGGTGCAGGAACAGGCTACTGGCAGACCACTTGTGTCTGGCCAGACACAAAATATCAGTGTCTAGCGCCCCCGTCATGGCTCGCTCAGGAATCGGTACCGACGCAGCGGCATGCGGCCACGGGGTGTGCGTTTGAGTACAGACAGGCTTTCCATCGGCGACCTTGTTACATACATCGGAGCGCCCGGCATCGGCA
This genomic window from Arthrobacter sp. 24S4-2 contains:
- the dbpB gene encoding DGQHR domain-containing protein DpdB, whose product is MADRYEMRLPAIRLRQGGQYIYCFGVDGKRIHDFATVSRVHRDDDLLQGYQRPEVLSHIRAIRRYLESDSPLLPNAIVLAFDERVTFEPTAPVGDLSYSTVGELVIPVDESLPDDEKPAWLVDGQQRSAAIRDADLAEFPVAAVAFIARGEAEQRSQFILVNNTKPLPKGLIHELLPDTTGHLPVAYARKQLPALIMTRLNASAKQIGTPFGGRIATPTTPDGYIKDNSVLKMIENSLYEGALYQYRDPSDGSADVEQVQLHLNYFWTVVQSVFPEAWALPPLKSRLTHGAGIQSLGYVMDSLTEGVPAAELPGLDLESTIYKLKPLVAWTTGTWEFSTDNVRRWNGLQNTPTDVRLLTNHLLRALR